One window of Streptomyces sp. FIT100 genomic DNA carries:
- a CDS encoding mucin-2 translates to MTWFKVDDTAHAHPKLLRAGNAALGLWVRAGAYAAQHLTEGVIPGVVAQLYGTAPQARKLVASSLWHAAGHDCTRCKQPPAGDYVMHDFLIYNPTRARVEDDRAKAAERQQRARERAAEQRNQERNPLDPSANRPRIDDDPRPEKREPSANQIEFPEDIAGQGDQSQRDNLDPSRSPRPDPARPAVPPTEVQPASYGSTPAVPPNLRPLRDALTAAGVVVEWSLTEADWFHLEAIVKRTAVPALVDHAREQWRRARSRPRSVRYFVPGWTALPPVPTGAPTSPGADVIPLNTARPGRVQRAADLFRTAALDDPQESAQ, encoded by the coding sequence GTGACGTGGTTCAAAGTCGACGACACCGCGCACGCGCACCCCAAGCTGTTGAGAGCCGGAAACGCCGCCCTCGGCCTGTGGGTCCGCGCCGGCGCCTACGCCGCCCAGCACCTCACCGAAGGCGTGATACCGGGCGTCGTCGCCCAGCTGTACGGCACCGCGCCCCAGGCCCGGAAGCTGGTCGCGTCCAGCCTGTGGCACGCCGCCGGCCACGACTGCACCCGGTGCAAGCAGCCGCCCGCCGGCGACTACGTGATGCACGACTTCCTGATCTACAACCCGACCCGCGCGCGCGTCGAGGACGACCGCGCCAAGGCCGCCGAGCGCCAGCAGCGGGCCCGCGAACGGGCCGCGGAGCAGCGGAACCAGGAGCGTAATCCGCTCGATCCGTCGGCGAATCGTCCGCGAATCGACGACGATCCGAGGCCGGAAAAGCGCGAACCGTCCGCGAATCAAATCGAGTTTCCGGAAGACATCGCAGGTCAGGGCGACCAGTCACAGCGTGACAACCTCGACCCGTCACGGTCCCCCCGACCCGACCCGGCCCGTCCCGCTGTACCTCCTACGGAGGTACAGCCAGCTAGCTACGGCTCGACCCCGGCCGTCCCGCCGAACCTTCGGCCGTTGCGGGACGCGCTCACCGCCGCCGGCGTCGTCGTCGAGTGGTCCCTCACCGAGGCCGATTGGTTCCACCTTGAAGCGATCGTGAAGCGCACGGCCGTGCCGGCCCTGGTCGACCACGCCCGCGAGCAGTGGCGCCGCGCCCGTTCCCGCCCGCGGTCGGTCCGATATTTCGTGCCCGGCTGGACCGCGCTCCCCCCGGTGCCCACCGGCGCCCCGACCTCGCCCGGTGCCGACGTGATCCCCCTCAATACTGCCCGCCCCGGCCGCGTACAGCGCGCCGCCGACCTGTTCCGCACGGCCGCCCTCGACGACCCCCAGGAGTCCGCCCAGTGA
- the whiG gene encoding RNA polymerase sigma factor WhiG encodes MPQHTSGSDRAAVPPAARGTVRPPAPSSLDELWRSYKATGDGRLREQLILHYSPLVKYVAGRVSVGLPSNVEQADFVSSGVFGLIDAIEKFDIERSIKFETYAITRIRGAMIDELRALDWIPRSVRQKARAVERAYATLEAQLRRTPSESEVAAEMGIGLEELHSVFSQLSLANVVALEELLHVGGEGGDRLSLMDTLEDTAADNPVEVAEDRELRRLLARAINTLPDREKTVVTLYYYEGLTLAEIGNVLGVTESRVSQIHTKSVLQLRAKLADVGR; translated from the coding sequence ATGCCCCAGCACACCTCCGGGTCTGACCGCGCGGCAGTGCCCCCCGCTGCCCGTGGCACCGTGCGGCCGCCCGCCCCCTCGTCGCTCGACGAGTTGTGGCGGTCGTACAAGGCGACGGGCGACGGGCGGCTGCGGGAGCAGCTGATCCTGCACTACTCACCGCTGGTGAAGTACGTCGCGGGCCGGGTGAGCGTCGGGCTGCCGTCCAACGTCGAGCAGGCGGACTTCGTCTCCTCGGGGGTGTTCGGACTCATCGACGCCATCGAGAAGTTCGACATCGAGCGGTCGATCAAGTTCGAGACGTACGCGATCACCCGCATCCGGGGAGCCATGATCGACGAGCTCCGGGCGCTGGACTGGATCCCCCGCTCGGTGCGGCAGAAGGCCCGCGCCGTCGAGCGCGCCTACGCCACCCTGGAGGCGCAGCTGCGGCGCACCCCCTCCGAGAGCGAGGTCGCCGCCGAGATGGGCATCGGTCTGGAGGAACTGCACTCGGTCTTCAGCCAGTTGTCCCTGGCGAACGTCGTGGCCCTGGAGGAGCTGCTGCACGTCGGCGGGGAGGGCGGCGACCGGCTCAGCCTGATGGACACGCTGGAGGACACCGCGGCGGACAACCCGGTCGAGGTCGCCGAGGACCGTGAGCTGCGCCGGCTCCTCGCCCGCGCGATCAACACGCTTCCCGACCGCGAGAAGACCGTCGTCACCCTTTACTACTACGAGGGCCTCACACTCGCCGAGATCGGCAACGTCCTCGGGGTCACCGAGAGCCGCGTCAGCCAGATCCACACCAAGTCGGTCCTCCAGCTGAGAGCGAAGCTGGCCGACGTCGGCCGCTGA
- a CDS encoding TetR/AcrR family transcriptional regulator yields MAEHRTMQRGALLDAARSLLSEGGTEALTFPALAERTGLARSSVYEYFRSRAAVVEELCAVDFPVWAAEVEAAMEQAGTPEGKVEAYVRQQLGLVGDRRHRAVVAISASELDAGAREKIRAAHGGLVAMIVEALGELGHEQPRLAAMLLQGVVDAAVRRIELGAAEDPSAIADAAVSMALRGVRGD; encoded by the coding sequence GTGGCCGAGCACCGGACCATGCAGCGCGGCGCCCTGCTGGATGCCGCGCGTTCCCTGCTGTCCGAAGGCGGTACCGAGGCGCTGACCTTCCCCGCTCTCGCCGAGCGCACGGGCCTCGCCAGGTCTTCCGTGTACGAGTACTTCCGCTCGCGCGCCGCTGTGGTCGAAGAGCTCTGCGCCGTCGACTTCCCCGTCTGGGCGGCCGAGGTGGAAGCGGCCATGGAGCAGGCCGGGACGCCCGAGGGCAAGGTCGAGGCGTATGTGCGCCAGCAGCTCGGGCTGGTCGGTGACCGGCGCCACCGGGCAGTCGTCGCCATCTCCGCGAGCGAGCTCGACGCGGGGGCCCGAGAGAAGATCCGCGCCGCCCACGGCGGCCTCGTGGCGATGATCGTCGAGGCCCTCGGAGAGCTCGGCCACGAGCAGCCCCGCCTGGCCGCGATGCTGCTCCAGGGCGTCGTCGACGCGGCCGTCCGCCGGATCGAGCTCGGCGCGGCGGAAGACCCGTCCGCGATCGCCGATGCCGCGGTGTCGATGGCCCTCCGCGGCGTCCGCGGCGACTGA
- the dprA gene encoding DNA-processing protein DprA — MAAGVSDEERLARAALTRVVEPGDEHGGRWLREHGAMELMARLTAPVLPEGTLRGAGEQRIASYRTRAAAADPARDLDTAEAAGGRFLCPGDPEWPSQLDDLGDARPVGLWVRGRFDLRIWALRSVAVVGARACTPYGAHMAASLGSGLAERGWVVVSGAAHGVDGAAHRGALAAAGATVGVLACGVDVVYPRSHAELIGRIAEQGLLVGELPPGGHPTRSRFVLRNRVIAALTRGTVVVEAEYRSGSLVTARAAQRLGRFTMGVPGPVTSGLSAGVHELLRGEAVLVTDADEVVELVGDIGELAPARSGPVFARDLVGPAGARILEAFPARGVLGAGDIARGAGVTTDEALGRLYELHSLGFVERHGDGWTLTQAAIQPSNTRRGGA, encoded by the coding sequence ATGGCCGCCGGTGTGAGCGACGAGGAGCGGCTGGCACGTGCAGCGTTGACGCGGGTCGTCGAACCGGGTGACGAGCACGGCGGCAGGTGGCTGCGGGAGCACGGGGCCATGGAGCTCATGGCGCGGCTCACCGCGCCCGTGCTTCCCGAGGGCACTCTCCGGGGTGCGGGCGAGCAGCGGATCGCGAGCTACCGGACTCGGGCCGCGGCGGCCGACCCCGCGCGCGATCTCGACACGGCGGAAGCGGCCGGGGGCCGGTTCCTCTGTCCGGGTGACCCGGAGTGGCCGAGCCAGCTCGACGACCTCGGGGACGCCAGACCCGTGGGGCTGTGGGTGAGAGGCCGCTTCGACCTGCGGATATGGGCGCTGCGCTCGGTCGCCGTCGTCGGCGCACGGGCCTGCACACCGTACGGCGCCCATATGGCCGCGAGCCTCGGCTCGGGGCTCGCCGAGCGGGGCTGGGTCGTCGTCTCCGGTGCCGCGCACGGCGTCGACGGCGCCGCCCACCGCGGCGCGCTCGCCGCCGCGGGAGCGACCGTCGGGGTGCTGGCCTGCGGGGTCGACGTCGTCTACCCGCGTTCCCACGCCGAGTTGATCGGCCGCATCGCGGAACAGGGCCTGCTCGTCGGCGAGTTGCCGCCGGGCGGCCACCCGACGCGCAGCCGGTTCGTCCTGAGGAACCGGGTGATCGCCGCCCTCACCCGCGGCACCGTCGTCGTGGAGGCCGAATACCGCAGCGGGTCGCTCGTCACCGCACGCGCCGCCCAGCGCCTCGGCCGCTTCACGATGGGCGTTCCCGGCCCGGTGACCAGCGGACTCTCGGCCGGAGTGCATGAACTCCTGCGCGGAGAGGCCGTGCTCGTCACCGACGCCGACGAAGTCGTCGAGCTGGTCGGGGACATCGGCGAACTCGCCCCGGCCCGCAGCGGCCCCGTCTTCGCCCGGGACCTCGTCGGGCCCGCCGGAGCACGGATTCTGGAGGCATTCCCGGCCCGGGGTGTCCTCGGTGCGGGTGACATTGCGCGCGGTGCCGGCGTCACGACGGACGAGGCGCTCGGCAGGCTGTACGAACTGCACTCGCTGGGGTTCGTCGAACGGCACGGCGACGGCTGGACGTTGACGCAGGCCGCGATACAGCCGTCGAACACCCGGCGAGGCGGTGCTTGA
- a CDS encoding helix-turn-helix transcriptional regulator: MEHMNPRGDDLATPEEFAAWLKRQLEQRGYDLRPRGGGQTKFATDSGIGAGTVSRMLRGQSATETRVLQTLAQSLQLPLSEVLVAAGVLNRVELENVRHPAPRTNPLTPEQAADELGITDPQSRRLFISMTETLRQQRAENGEGRIAEN, encoded by the coding sequence ATGGAACACATGAACCCACGCGGGGATGATCTCGCAACCCCGGAAGAGTTCGCCGCCTGGTTGAAGCGTCAACTAGAGCAGCGCGGATACGACCTACGACCGAGGGGCGGCGGACAAACCAAGTTCGCCACGGATTCCGGCATCGGCGCCGGCACCGTCAGCCGCATGCTGCGCGGTCAGTCCGCAACCGAAACCCGCGTACTCCAGACGCTCGCTCAGTCCCTGCAGTTGCCGCTCTCCGAGGTACTTGTCGCAGCCGGTGTCCTCAACCGCGTCGAACTGGAAAACGTCCGCCACCCCGCCCCCCGCACCAACCCGCTGACCCCGGAGCAAGCAGCCGACGAACTAGGCATCACCGACCCCCAATCTCGCCGGCTCTTCATCTCCATGACCGAGACCCTGCGCCAGCAGCGCGCCGAGAACGGCGAGGGACGCATCGCCGAGAACTAA
- the rpsB gene encoding 30S ribosomal protein S2: MAVVTMRELLESGVHFGHQTRRWNPKMKRFIFTERNGIYIIDLLQSLSYIDRAYEFVKETVAHGGSIMFIGTKKQAQEAIAEQATRVGMPYVNQRWLGGMLTNFSTVYKRLQRLKELEAIDFEDVAASGLTKKELLVLSREKAKLEKTLGGIREMQKVPSAVWIVDTKKEHIAVGEARKLHIPVVAILDTNCDPDEVDYKIPGNDDAIRSVTLLTRVIADAVAEGLIARSGVAAGDQKPGDKAAGEPLAEWERDLLEGEKKADETPAAEAETPAAEAEKPAEAVAEAPAADAEQA; encoded by the coding sequence ATGGCCGTCGTCACGATGCGGGAGCTGCTGGAGAGCGGCGTCCACTTCGGTCACCAGACCCGTCGCTGGAACCCGAAGATGAAGCGCTTCATCTTCACCGAGCGCAACGGCATCTACATCATCGACCTGCTCCAGTCGCTGTCGTACATCGACCGCGCCTACGAGTTCGTCAAGGAGACCGTCGCGCACGGCGGCTCCATCATGTTCATCGGCACCAAGAAGCAGGCCCAGGAGGCCATCGCCGAGCAGGCGACCCGCGTCGGGATGCCGTACGTCAACCAGCGCTGGCTGGGCGGCATGCTCACCAACTTCTCCACCGTCTACAAGCGCCTTCAGCGTCTGAAGGAGCTCGAGGCGATCGACTTCGAGGACGTGGCCGCCTCCGGCCTCACCAAGAAGGAGCTCCTGGTCCTCTCCCGCGAGAAGGCCAAGCTGGAGAAGACCCTCGGTGGTATCCGCGAGATGCAGAAGGTGCCGAGCGCCGTCTGGATCGTCGACACCAAGAAGGAGCACATCGCCGTCGGTGAGGCGCGCAAGCTCCACATCCCGGTCGTCGCGATCCTCGACACCAACTGCGACCCCGACGAGGTCGACTACAAGATCCCGGGCAACGACGACGCGATCCGCTCCGTCACGCTGCTCACCCGCGTGATCGCCGACGCCGTCGCCGAGGGCCTCATCGCCCGCTCCGGTGTCGCCGCCGGTGACCAGAAGCCGGGCGACAAGGCCGCGGGCGAGCCGCTGGCCGAGTGGGAGCGCGACCTCCTCGAGGGCGAGAAGAAGGCCGACGAGACCCCCGCCGCCGAGGCCGAGACCCCGGCTGCCGAGGCCGAGAAGCCGGCCGAGGCTGTTGCCGAGGCGCCGGCCGCGGACGCCGAGCAGGCCTGA
- a CDS encoding recombinase family protein has protein sequence MTTLNTPTTLRSSPAADNDAEPWLAYLRVSTWREDKISLDLQRTAIQAWERRGPRRVTEYIEDPDVTGRNFKRKIMGCIRRVEAGEARGIVVWKFSRFGRNDMGIAVNLARVEKAGGDLVSATEDVDARTAVGRFNRRILFDLATFESDRAGEQWKETHQWRRTHGLPATGGRRLGYIWHPRRIPHPTDPGQWTTQKEWYEVEGSARDHIEDLYARKLGDGYPTAEGYGSLATWLNGLGHRTGDGNPWRADSLRRYMLSGFAAGMLRVHHPDCRCDYTANGGRCTRWVHIDGAHEAIITPETWERYEAHVLERRRMTPRARNPTYPLTGLIRCGGCREGAAATSARRKSGQVLGYAYMCGQSRNGLCENPVWVQRYIVEDEVRGWLAREVADDIDAAPATPEPVEKDNQRGREERERARLEGEHTRLTNALTNLAVDRAMNPESYPEGVFEAARERIVKQKQVVTEALEAHAAVEAIPERAALMPLAVGLLAEWDTFHVPEMNGMLRSLIRRVVLTRGAKGQKGVEGSGETRIEVHPLFKPDPWADDAPQ, from the coding sequence GTGACGACCCTCAACACACCAACCACGCTCCGCAGCTCACCAGCCGCAGACAACGACGCCGAACCGTGGCTCGCCTACCTGCGCGTCTCCACATGGCGCGAGGACAAGATCAGCCTTGACCTACAGCGCACGGCGATTCAGGCATGGGAACGGCGCGGACCACGCCGGGTCACCGAGTACATAGAAGACCCGGACGTGACAGGCCGAAACTTCAAACGCAAGATCATGGGCTGTATCCGACGCGTCGAAGCCGGCGAAGCCCGCGGCATCGTCGTATGGAAGTTCAGCCGATTCGGCCGCAACGACATGGGCATCGCCGTCAACCTCGCCCGCGTCGAGAAAGCCGGCGGCGACCTGGTGTCCGCCACAGAAGACGTAGACGCCCGGACCGCCGTAGGACGCTTCAACCGCCGCATCCTGTTCGACCTCGCCACCTTCGAAAGCGACCGCGCCGGCGAGCAGTGGAAGGAAACGCACCAGTGGCGGCGGACCCACGGCCTACCCGCGACCGGCGGCCGGCGCCTCGGCTACATCTGGCACCCGCGACGAATCCCTCACCCCACCGACCCCGGACAGTGGACGACACAGAAGGAGTGGTACGAAGTCGAGGGCAGCGCGCGCGACCATATAGAGGACCTGTACGCGCGCAAACTCGGCGACGGCTACCCCACCGCCGAGGGGTACGGCAGCCTCGCCACATGGCTAAACGGCCTCGGTCACCGGACCGGCGATGGGAACCCATGGCGAGCCGACAGCTTGCGCCGCTACATGCTGTCCGGATTCGCGGCCGGAATGCTGCGCGTGCATCACCCAGACTGCCGATGTGACTACACGGCCAACGGCGGCCGATGTACGCGGTGGGTACACATCGATGGTGCACACGAGGCGATCATCACCCCGGAGACATGGGAGCGGTACGAGGCGCACGTCCTCGAACGCCGACGGATGACACCAAGGGCCCGGAACCCTACTTATCCGCTGACCGGACTCATTCGGTGCGGAGGATGCCGCGAGGGCGCCGCCGCGACCTCGGCTCGTCGGAAGTCCGGCCAGGTCCTCGGGTACGCCTACATGTGCGGCCAGAGCCGAAACGGCCTGTGCGAGAACCCGGTATGGGTTCAGCGGTACATAGTCGAAGACGAGGTACGCGGGTGGCTCGCCCGCGAGGTCGCAGACGATATCGACGCCGCTCCAGCAACGCCCGAACCGGTAGAGAAGGACAATCAACGGGGACGCGAAGAGAGGGAACGCGCACGGCTGGAGGGTGAACACACCCGCTTGACGAACGCGTTGACGAACCTCGCCGTTGACCGCGCCATGAACCCAGAGTCGTATCCCGAGGGCGTGTTCGAGGCCGCGCGGGAACGGATCGTGAAACAGAAGCAAGTCGTTACGGAAGCACTCGAAGCCCATGCCGCGGTTGAGGCCATCCCCGAGCGCGCCGCGCTGATGCCTCTTGCCGTTGGTCTACTGGCGGAGTGGGACACCTTCCACGTTCCCGAGATGAACGGCATGCTTCGGTCCCTGATCCGACGCGTGGTACTCACCCGCGGCGCCAAGGGGCAAAAGGGTGTCGAGGGTAGCGGAGAGACCCGGATCGAGGTCCATCCCCTTTTCAAGCCCGACCCTTGGGCGGACGACGCCCCGCAGTAA
- a CDS encoding cell surface glycoprotein, with protein MNRQEVAALLAYAVRLDPRSAPADQAAADETLDQWADLLTDVPPTAPHPAGRHWDAAQIVRHHIATSPYPIKPSDVSRPWHDFRRDVVDRHHDPVPAADPDDPAAYRAELLDTRHAVATGALTASTIKELTGGPTPEVAERLAALGEYIPRSVTQEISVHRPRRTERERLAAANLPDPLDVACPYEQCRARAGEPCMTYRRTPRRTAHPSRLDLATTRRYAPESAACRSDSRSDALGGRCASTSARGHLNHAAG; from the coding sequence GTGAACCGCCAGGAAGTCGCCGCCCTGCTCGCCTACGCAGTGCGCCTCGACCCGCGCAGCGCCCCTGCCGACCAGGCCGCCGCCGACGAAACCCTCGACCAGTGGGCCGACCTGCTCACCGACGTGCCGCCGACCGCACCCCACCCAGCAGGCCGCCACTGGGACGCCGCACAGATCGTGCGCCACCACATCGCGACCAGCCCGTACCCGATCAAACCGTCAGACGTGTCCCGCCCGTGGCACGACTTCCGCCGCGACGTGGTCGACCGCCACCACGACCCCGTTCCCGCCGCCGACCCGGACGACCCGGCCGCCTACCGCGCCGAACTGCTCGACACCCGGCACGCCGTCGCGACCGGCGCACTGACCGCCTCGACCATCAAAGAACTGACCGGCGGGCCCACCCCCGAAGTCGCCGAACGCCTCGCCGCCCTCGGCGAGTACATCCCTCGCAGCGTCACCCAGGAGATCTCCGTCCATCGGCCACGCCGCACCGAGCGGGAACGCCTCGCCGCCGCCAATCTGCCCGACCCTCTCGACGTGGCATGTCCGTACGAACAGTGCCGAGCTCGCGCAGGCGAGCCGTGCATGACCTACCGCCGCACACCGCGCCGCACCGCGCATCCCTCGCGGCTAGACCTCGCCACCACCCGCCGCTACGCGCCGGAGTCGGCCGCATGCCGCTCTGACAGTAGGTCTGATGCTCTGGGAGGGCGTTGTGCCTCGACGTCCGCGCGGGGCCATCTGAACCATGCCGCGGGCTAG
- the tsf gene encoding translation elongation factor Ts: protein MANYTAADVKKLRELTGAGMMDCKKALDEAEGNVDKAVEALRIKGQKGVAKREGRSAENGAVVSLIADDNTSGVIVELKCETDFVAKGEKFQAVAGSLATHIAKTNPADVEALLASEIEPGKTVQAYVDEANANLGEKIVLERFAQFSDGYVAAYMHRTMPDLPPQIGVLVELDKPNAEVAKGVAQHIAAFAPKYLSREDVPAEVVEAERRVAEETTRAEGKPEAALPKIVEGRLNGFFKDATLLGQPYALDNKKSVQQILDDAGVSLKRFARIKVGI, encoded by the coding sequence ATGGCGAACTACACCGCCGCTGATGTAAAGAAGCTCCGCGAGCTCACCGGCGCGGGCATGATGGACTGCAAGAAGGCGCTCGACGAGGCCGAGGGCAACGTCGACAAGGCCGTCGAGGCCCTGCGCATCAAGGGCCAGAAGGGCGTCGCCAAGCGCGAGGGCCGTTCCGCCGAGAACGGCGCGGTCGTCTCCCTGATCGCCGACGACAACACCTCCGGTGTCATCGTCGAGCTGAAGTGCGAGACGGACTTCGTCGCCAAGGGCGAGAAGTTCCAGGCCGTCGCGGGCTCGCTCGCCACCCACATCGCGAAGACCAACCCGGCCGACGTCGAGGCGCTGCTCGCCTCCGAGATCGAGCCCGGCAAGACCGTCCAGGCGTACGTCGACGAGGCCAACGCCAACCTCGGCGAGAAGATCGTCCTGGAGCGCTTCGCGCAGTTCTCCGACGGCTACGTCGCCGCCTACATGCACCGCACCATGCCCGACCTGCCCCCGCAGATCGGTGTGCTCGTCGAGCTCGACAAGCCGAACGCCGAGGTCGCCAAGGGCGTCGCCCAGCACATCGCCGCCTTCGCGCCGAAGTACCTCTCCCGTGAGGACGTCCCGGCCGAGGTCGTCGAGGCGGAGCGCCGCGTCGCCGAGGAGACCACCCGCGCCGAGGGCAAGCCCGAGGCCGCCCTGCCGAAGATCGTCGAGGGTCGCCTCAACGGCTTCTTCAAGGACGCCACCCTGCTCGGCCAGCCGTACGCGCTGGACAACAAGAAGTCCGTCCAGCAGATCCTGGACGACGCCGGTGTCAGCCTGAAGCGCTTCGCGCGCATCAAGGTCGGCATCTGA
- the pyrH gene encoding UMP kinase, translating into MNKGAEANQAADDKSDHTGKKAGRFMLKLSGEAFSGGTGLGVDPDVVHAIAREIAAVVRDGAQIAIVIGGGNFFRGAELQQRGMDRARSDYMGMLGTVMNCLALQDFLEKEGIDSRVQTAITMGQVAEPYIPLRAVRHLEKGRVVIFGAGMGMPYFSTDTTAAQRALEIDAEALLMGKNGVDGVYDSDPKANPDAVKFDALEYGEVITRNLKVADATAVTLCRDNDLPILVFELLAPGNIARAVRGEKIGTLVSDQGTRA; encoded by the coding sequence ATGAACAAGGGCGCGGAAGCCAACCAGGCTGCCGACGACAAGAGCGACCACACCGGCAAGAAAGCCGGCCGCTTCATGCTGAAGCTGTCCGGGGAAGCCTTCTCCGGCGGCACCGGCCTGGGCGTCGACCCCGACGTCGTCCACGCCATCGCACGTGAGATCGCCGCGGTCGTCCGGGACGGCGCACAGATCGCGATCGTGATCGGCGGCGGCAACTTCTTCCGTGGCGCGGAGCTCCAGCAGCGCGGCATGGACCGGGCCCGCTCCGACTACATGGGCATGCTCGGGACGGTTATGAACTGCCTCGCGCTCCAGGACTTCCTGGAGAAGGAGGGCATCGACTCCCGCGTCCAGACCGCCATCACCATGGGCCAGGTCGCGGAGCCGTACATCCCGCTGCGGGCCGTGCGCCACCTGGAGAAGGGCCGCGTGGTCATCTTCGGCGCCGGTATGGGCATGCCGTACTTCTCCACCGACACCACCGCGGCCCAGCGCGCCCTGGAGATCGACGCCGAAGCCCTGCTCATGGGCAAGAACGGAGTCGACGGGGTCTACGACTCCGACCCCAAGGCCAACCCGGACGCGGTGAAGTTCGACGCGCTGGAGTACGGCGAGGTGATCACCCGCAATCTCAAGGTCGCGGACGCCACCGCCGTCACCCTCTGCCGCGACAACGATCTGCCCATCCTCGTCTTCGAACTCCTCGCGCCGGGCAATATCGCGCGGGCCGTCCGGGGTGAGAAGATCGGCACGCTCGTGAGCGACCAGGGCACCCGGGCCTGA
- a CDS encoding DUF2637 domain-containing protein, which yields MSSASRAPIAAAILATGAFTFLAFRLPFEALTALAAEHGVDPDVGRMFAILVDGGAVVGTVGVVAAKHAGRPVATYWATVVAFAAVSLAFNVAHSDGILLGVAIAVVPPVTQLVATELLVRKLPAADIDAVAVDAAASPLALLGLSRRRRGTTRRRRRPGGCPSPRTGACPGRPASNQRPRPSTRR from the coding sequence GTGAGTAGCGCGTCGCGCGCACCCATCGCCGCGGCCATCCTCGCAACCGGGGCATTCACGTTCCTCGCGTTCCGCCTGCCGTTCGAGGCGCTTACCGCCCTCGCCGCCGAGCACGGAGTCGACCCGGACGTCGGACGGATGTTCGCCATTCTCGTCGACGGAGGCGCCGTCGTCGGCACCGTGGGAGTGGTCGCCGCCAAGCATGCCGGCCGCCCCGTCGCCACCTACTGGGCAACCGTTGTCGCGTTCGCCGCGGTGTCCCTCGCGTTCAACGTGGCGCACTCCGACGGAATCCTGCTCGGTGTCGCTATCGCCGTCGTGCCGCCCGTGACGCAGCTTGTCGCCACCGAGCTACTCGTGCGGAAGCTGCCTGCCGCCGACATCGACGCGGTCGCGGTCGACGCCGCCGCGTCGCCGCTTGCCCTGCTCGGCCTCAGCCGCCGCCGTCGAGGCACCACCCGTCGTCGTCGACGCCCTGGCGGATGCCCGTCTCCGCGTACCGGCGCCTGCCCAGGGAGACCGGCGAGCAACCAACGGCCGAGGCCCTCGACAAGGCGTTGA
- the frr gene encoding ribosome recycling factor: MIEETLLEAEEKMEKAVVVAKEDFAAIRTGRAHPAMFNKIVADYYGALTPINQLASFSVPEPRMAVVTPFDKSALRNIEQAIRDSDLGVNPSNDGNIIRVVFPELTEERRREFIKVAKGKAEDSRISIRSVRRKAKETIDKLIKDGEVGEDEGRRAEKELDDTTAKYVAQVDELLKHKEAELLEV; the protein is encoded by the coding sequence GTGATCGAAGAGACCCTCCTCGAGGCCGAGGAGAAGATGGAGAAGGCCGTCGTGGTCGCCAAGGAGGACTTCGCCGCGATCCGCACCGGTCGTGCGCACCCGGCGATGTTCAACAAGATCGTGGCCGACTACTACGGCGCGCTGACGCCGATCAACCAGCTGGCCTCGTTCTCGGTGCCGGAGCCGCGGATGGCCGTGGTGACCCCGTTCGACAAGAGCGCCCTGCGCAACATCGAGCAGGCGATCCGCGACTCCGACCTGGGCGTCAACCCCAGCAATGACGGCAACATCATCCGGGTGGTGTTCCCCGAGCTCACGGAGGAGCGCCGCCGCGAGTTCATCAAGGTCGCCAAGGGCAAGGCCGAGGACTCCCGGATCTCGATCCGCTCCGTGCGCCGCAAGGCCAAGGAGACCATCGACAAGCTGATCAAGGACGGCGAGGTCGGCGAGGACGAGGGCCGCCGTGCCGAGAAGGAGCTCGACGACACCACCGCGAAGTACGTGGCGCAGGTCGACGAGCTGCTCAAGCACAAGGAAGCCGAGCTGCTCGAAGTCTGA